The Candidatus Methylomirabilota bacterium genomic interval ACTCGGCAGCAGGTAGACCCCGCGTCGCCGTCGTCCTCTCTTCATCGGAGCGCTCCTATCACGCTGGTTCCTCCATACACACGATCGCCGCGTTTCACAAGAATCTCCGCCCGCGCCGGAACGATAAGATCCACGCGCGATCCGAATCGAATCAACCCGATCCGTTCGCCGGCCTCAAGCTTCTGTCCGGGGGCGACCCGGCAGACGATGCGTCGTGCGATCAGGCCGGCGATCTGTTTCACCAGCAGCCGACCCTCCGGCGCCTTCAGCGCGATCAGATTCTGTTCGTTCTCGGTTGACGCCTCAGGCTGCCATGCAATCCGAAAGGTTCCCGGTCTATACGTCACCTCTTCGACGACCGCTGGAAACGGGGCGCGGTTGATATGGACGTTAAGAACCGACAGGAAGATACTGATCTGGGTGGCCGGTTCTCGCAACTCCGAACCGATATAGCGCGTGACCTGAACGACGGTCCCATCGGCCGGAGACAGGATCAGCCCCTCGTCTTTCGGGATATCGCGCGTCGGGTCACGGAAAAAGAGAGCGATCGCCACCGCCACCAAAGATGTGACGCCACCGGTGATCTGCCACCCTGTCATCCAGAGGATGACCGCCAAGCCGAGGGGTGGGAGAATGAACGGCCACCCCTCCCGTGCAATCGGTATCATCATCCACGCCGCGCCCAGAAGGTCCGTATGATGAACAACTTATAGCACGGCGACGGGTCGGATCGCAAGCCGACCATGTGACCACTCCACGGCTTTCGACTCCGACTGTATTTCGTGCCGACCGCTGATGCCTGATAGCTGATTGCTCTCATCCGAGGAACCGTTTGACCAGTTCCGGAACCATTTGAAGCGCCCGATTCAGTTCGTCGGGGTTCTTCCCGCCTGCTTCGGCCAGATCGGCCCGGCCGCCGCCGCTTCCACCGGTGATGCCGGCGACCTCTTTCACCAATTTGCCGGCGTGCAGCCGGTTGGTGAGATC includes:
- a CDS encoding phosphatidylserine decarboxylase family protein translates to MMIPIAREGWPFILPPLGLAVILWMTGWQITGGVTSLVAVAIALFFRDPTRDIPKDEGLILSPADGTVVQVTRYIGSELREPATQISIFLSVLNVHINRAPFPAVVEEVTYRPGTFRIAWQPEASTENEQNLIALKAPEGRLLVKQIAGLIARRIVCRVAPGQKLEAGERIGLIRFGSRVDLIVPARAEILVKRGDRVYGGTSVIGALR